A stretch of Desulfotalea psychrophila LSv54 DNA encodes these proteins:
- a CDS encoding 50S ribosomal protein L23 yields MKNIYGVLKGPVLTEKAAILQEIDGQVVFKVHPKSNKIEIKRAIELMFDVKVKDVRTASMRGKEKRVGKTVGQTKEWKKAYVSLAEGEINFTDEI; encoded by the coding sequence ATGAAAAATATATACGGCGTATTAAAGGGGCCTGTCCTCACTGAAAAAGCAGCCATACTTCAAGAGATTGATGGTCAGGTTGTCTTTAAAGTTCATCCTAAATCAAACAAGATAGAGATTAAAAGAGCTATCGAGTTGATGTTTGACGTTAAAGTCAAGGATGTTAGAACTGCGAGTATGCGCGGTAAGGAAAAGCGTGTCGGTAAAACCGTTGGGCAGACTAAAGAGTGGAAGAAAGCCTACGTGTCACTTGCTGAAGGCGAAATTAACTTTACCGATGAGATTTAA